In a single window of the Verrucomicrobiota bacterium genome:
- a CDS encoding PfkB family carbohydrate kinase, translating to AFPLDEVKDPTGAGDCFAGGLMGYLAQADKHDFETLKKAVIHGTVVASYNVEAFSMRRLKEITIQDISHRANLIKTYSSF from the coding sequence GCCTTCCCACTCGATGAAGTCAAAGACCCTACCGGTGCCGGTGACTGTTTTGCCGGTGGATTAATGGGTTATCTCGCCCAAGCGGATAAACACGACTTTGAAACCTTAAAAAAGGCTGTCATCCACGGAACAGTGGTTGCTTCTTATAATGTGGAAGCCTTTAGCATGCGCCGTCTCAAGGAAATCACTATTCAGGACATATCCCACCGCGCAAACCTCATTAAGACTTACTCCTCATTTTAA